In Pyrus communis chromosome 11, drPyrComm1.1, whole genome shotgun sequence, the sequence gactccacccaatatttatcggaatttaaatttttttagattaaaatgtttataaaattaatttacgataatctacatatttatttattttttaaatttaatttaacaaaaaaaagtagcctaagttcattctttaataatcccgggttaaaattttaggctagaacggttggagcagaaaagttgtttctaggctaaaagctaaattttccgagctaaaatatttggcttttagctcaaccattggagatgctcttatgaAAGcatatttttagatttttttttttttttaataaaaaacgtGCTTCTAATAAAAACACTTNNNNNNNNNNNNNNNNNNNNNNNNNNNNNNNNNNNNNNNNNNNNNNNNNNNNNNNNNNNNNNNNNNNNNNNNNNNNNNNNNNNNNNNNNNNNNNNNNNNNNNNNNNNNNNNNNNNNNNNNNNNNNNNNNNNNNNNNNNNNNNNNNNNNNNNNNNNNNNNNNNNNNNNNNNNNNNNNNNNNNNNNNNNNNNNNNNNNNNNNAGTCTCTGCAATGTCGCTTTTGGATTTTGGGATGGCTTTGTTTTATTTGCGGTCCTCAGACCACGACCTATACGCTATCCACTCTCTCGTCTATCAAGCCTCCCAAGAAGTGGAGGCATCCCTTGTATGTTTCAAAGATCCACCAGTTCCGTGGAACGGGATCTTCATGGTGGGATTTGTTATCGTTTTTGCCTTTTATCTTCATTCTAAACGAGGTAAAATCTTCAGAAATAAAAGTAAGCAATTTTGAAGCGCTTTTAGAGGAAGCTAAAGTTTGTATCTTTTGAATTCAATACTACACTGTATTTCTGTAAGGAACATGATTCGTATGTCAGGTTTAGTCTTCAGGTTTGCTCATAACTTGATTGCATTTTACTTTCTTACCTTCCCCATTACTTCTAAGTTCATCACTTACCGAATTACCACCAATGGTATGCATTTCATAGAATTCAAGGGTGTGTGTTACTTTTATGGTGGCGTTGTTCTTTTAAACCGACTTCCAGGAAACCGTCTATAGGGCCACATGTATAGACGATCTGTGGAACCCAGTGTGAGACCATAGCAGCTGCGAGTTAACACATGTATAGACTTGCTGCCGGCATTAAGATTGGTGCTGCTTCGGGTGACTTCTTGCTTTCGTGGAGAGTTCAGATAGTCAGAGGCAATAGGGTTGGTGTGTGAGAAGGATGTTTCGTCTGCCGGGATGTAGCCACTGGTCATGAACGGCATGTTCTGAGGCTCTGCGACTGATTCTGGTTCTTGAGTGGCTACGGTGTCGCCAGCTTTTGGCTTCAACCATCTTATGTAAGAACTCAGATCAAAACTGGTGACGGCATTGATCCCTCTGTGCTCAATCGCTGCAATGTCGTAGGCTCGAGCTGCTTCCTCTTGGGTACCTGAAATGACATAGAAACACGTCACTCGGTGTCTTCGTTATGATTTCACTAGTCCAACTATGGAGCGGACGTCTATTCTTTAATAAATAACCGATTGTTGATATATCATCATTAACGTGTTGATATACCATCAATAATTGTTGATAGATCGTTAAGAACGAACGTGTTTGCAcagattatttttcaatttcctCTTTCGTGACAGCTTCTTTCACAGTATCCAAACTGGTTTTCAGGTTTGAAGACAACTTACTGTAAGTGCCAAGGTAGAGGTACTTGTTTCCGACAACTCTTCCGATTCTTGCTTCCCATCTGCCGTTATGATGGTGCCTGCAAAATATACATATGCACAAAATAATCATCAGACACTTTTCTTCATTAGTAATTGTCTGAAGAATTTGACTCGAAGATAATCGAAATATTAAGAATATTACCTTGCTACTCCTCTGTACTTAGATACACCTCTTGAAAACCCACTGCTGTTTCTGTAACAAAAGGAAACACCTAATATTTTAGGAAATTCAGAGATCAAGGAAATTCTCAACTGCAGAAGTCTTTCTGCAGAAAGATGTTTGAGGACGTACCTTCTTAACGAGGCCAAAAACTCTTCTTTCGTGACAGATTGCATGATCTCGATTTCTTTCTCATAGTCCGATATCTGCAAATTAACAGTAGGGTTTTATGTTAAACTTCCAAAACCATGCAAAAGCACACAACCTTACTTTGTCTTGAGATTTCGTACCGGGAAGTTGGTGAAAGTCGATGCTCCCCAGTACTTGAGTGCTGCTAAATCATATGCTCTTGCAGCAGATTCTTCTTTGTCATAAGCTCCAAGGTAAACTGCTCAGTCCAAATAGTCCATCTGAAAGCGATACAATACAACACaagatttcaaacaaggaagcAGATATCAGTACCAGAAGGCTAGATGATTAAAAACAGTGAagtaaaatacataaaaaaaaataaaaatgaacctATAATCTACCttgtttcccttttttcttctgTGTTACATTCCATGAGAGCTTATCCCACAAGTGAGCTTCGAATCGACCAGTCCACCGATGCCtgttaaacaaacaaattagcTTAATATTTTTACACACGAAAGAAGAAACCACATAAAACCATTGAAACTTAATGTTCTTTTCTAACCTGCTGACACCACGAAATCTCGAGCTTCTCTTCATGGTGGTAGTAAGAGTTTGATCGGCTAGCTTTTGCAGCAACTTCTGCTCAGTGTGGCTGTTTTCGCAACTAACCGCAACTGGAGGCGGGTCTCTTCTCCTTCTGTTGACACACCCGGCAGCCTGAGCCTCAGGGTCTTCTGCACACAGGTGGCGCCTCCCAgggttctcttcattcttcaccatcGTCAACTCCATCTCTTATAACAAGCCCTCGATCGATCAGgctcttttatttctcttcttccttcaatCTGTGGTCTTTGTTTCCGTGGTTGCTTAGACGGTAAGGAAGGATATTTGAACGTTTATATAATTTGTGTGCTTGTTTCGGATTTATgctgtttttgttttgtgttgccACAACTGCTTTGGATTAGAAAAGGGGAACGATGAAATCAAAGCAtctaagaaaattttaaatgtccgtactgtgtttggtaaacacaaATATCCAAAATTCTAAAGGTTCCATGTGGTTTTGGAGTTGCTCATATGGCCGGTTCGTTGCTGCTGCTGCATGCGGCATGCCAGTCAACATGTGCAAGGTTTCTGTAGAAGTTCTGTGTTCTTgcaaacgagagagagagagaggaaagaagagagaagagagagagagagaggtttctTAAGTATTAAGATATCTGTGTATTCTCATTATTTCAAAAGAATAAtacaattacatatatatagtcTTTTGACTATTTACATTTAGCTAGTCTAAGCTACCACATAAGATAAACTCATTACATGAATGACACCTTATACAAAACTAATAACTAATCAACTTTAGTTATGATATAGCATCTTCAtctttacaccccctcaagctaaaCTTGGAAGAATTTAGAATTCCAAGAGAAAGCTTGGACTGCAAAAACTGAAACCGGTTTTTAGACAAGGCTTTGGTGTGAATATCTGCAATTTGATCCTGACTGCACACATACTTGACTTCAACCAGATTTGCAAGGACTAACTCACGAATATAATGATAATCAATCTCTATATGCTTAGTGCgagcatgaaaaacaggattggaaGCAAGAGATAAAGCAGAGATATTATCACACCAGAGAGTGGGTTTGTGAGAGAGAGGAAAGCCAAAGTCTTTGAGCACCTTGCAAATCCAAGTAACTTCTGCAGCAGTATGAGCCAAGGAACGGTACTCAGCTTCAGTGGATGATCTTGCTACGGTTGATTGTTTCTTGGCACTCCAGCTAATTAAGTTGGTGCCCAGAAAAACACATGAACCACCGGTGGATCTTCGGTCATAAGAACAACCAGCCCAATCGGCATCAGAATAGGCTGACAGATGCAAATCACCTTTCTTAAACAAAAGACCATGAGTAATAGTGCCTTTGAGAAATCTCAATATACGTTTGGCTGCTTGCATGTGAAGAACAGTGGGTTTATGCATAAACTGACAGATTTGATTGACTGCAAAAGAAATATCAGGCCGTGTCCAAGTTAAGTATTGAAGAGCACCAACAAGTGACCTGTATTCAGTGGGATCAGCAAGTAAGTCCCCACTATGATCTAATTTAGTAGAGCTGAGTGGTGTGGAACAAGGCTTTGCACCAGTCATATGTGTTTTCTGCAGCAGATCAAGCAGATACTTGTTTtggtgaagaatcatggcatcTGTTGTATGATGAACTTCTAGACCCAGAAAGTAATGCAGGGGACCTAGATCTTTAACAGGAAACAAAGTGCTCAATTGAGCTATGAACTGATTGCAGATGTGAGCATCAGGACCACTGACcagaatatcatcaacatatacaagTACTATAACCAGAGTTGGAGCATGAAGAACAAATAAGGATGCATCAGATGAGGATTGACTAAAGCCCATAGATTGAAGAGCTTGAAATAATTTGTCAAACCAAGCTCTAGGAGCCTGTTTCAGGCCATAGAGAGATTTTCTGAGCTTGCACACATGAGTAGGCTTGCTGGGATCTTGAAACCCAGGGGGTTGAACCATGAACACATCTTCTTTTAAGTCACCGTGCAAAAAGGCATTGCTGATGTCCAGTTGTTTGAGAGACCAATTAAATTGGACAGCAAAAGATAACAACAGTCTGATAGTAACCGGCTTTGCAACTGGACTGAAGGTTTCTGTATAGTCAAGACCTTCCTTTTGGTGAAATCCCTTAGCAACAAGTCGTGCTTTGTATCGCTCAATGGAGCCATCCGGATGCTTTTTGATGCGAAAGACCCACTTGCATCCAACTACATTTTGAGAGGGTGAAGAAGGAACCAATGTCCAAGTGCCAGTGGATAAAAGAGCATTGAATTCATGTTGCATGGCCATTCTCCAATTTTCAAACTTAGAGGCTTGAAGGTAAGTATGAGGAATGTAATCTATGGATGAAGGAAGAGGATGTTTGGTAGCTGTGAATACTCTAGGTGTATGAATACCATTTTTGGATTGAGTAACCATGGGATGCAGATTAGAAGCAAAGGAAGGTTGAGGGATAGGTTGGTGGACAGGTTGAGGGACAGGGTGATGGACAGGTTGATGGACAGGTTGATGGATAGGTTGAGTGGGAGACACAGATGAAGAGGAAGAGACAGGTTGAGGGACAGGTTGAGAAGGAATATtagaaggggaagaagatgTTAGTGAGGGTGATAAAGACACAGGTGCAGGGGGCATGGAGAAGTGAAGATCAATTGATGAAGGGACAGAAGGAGACTGATCAACAGAGGATTGGACAGAGATGACATCTTTAAATGGAAAGGTGGCCTCATCAAAAGTAACATGCCTAGAGATATAAATCTGATTATggtccaaatccaaacaccGATAACCTTTATGTTGCAAACTGTAACCCAAGAAAATACATCTCTTACTTTTCCTATCAAGTTTAGAAGAAATGTAGGGCTTTAACCATGGATAACAACTACACCCAAAAACCTTAAGTTTGGAGTAATCTGGATATTTGTTAAACAGCAATTCCCACGGAGATTTAGTATTTCCTGAGATAGGCAGTCTATTGATAAGATAAACAGCAGTGGTAAAGGCTTCAACCCAATAGAGATGAGGAACACTAGATTCAACTAATAAGGTCCGAGCAGTCTCCACAAGATGTCTATGTTTCCTCTCTACACAACCATTTTGTTCTGGTGTGTGTGGACAACTAAGTTGTTGAACAATACCGTGAGTATGAAGAAAAGCTTTAAATTGCAAACTGGTAAATTCACCCCCAGAATCTGAACGAAgaatctttattttattaccaACAATATTCTCAACATAAGCTTTGAAGAGTACAAAAGTAGAGTACACCTCTGATTTATTCTTTAAAGGAAAACACCAACTGTACTTGCTAAAGTCATCAACAATAAGAAAGTAATACCGAAAACCACTCACTGAAGTTACAGAAGCAGGTCCCCACAGATCACAATGTAATAGCTCAAGAGACTGAGAGGTGGATGTAGTTGATGAACTAAAGGGTTGTTTATGATTTTTCGCAATAGCACACTTGGAGCAAAAGAAGTCAACAGAGGAGGTACCTTTAATAGCAAGCTTATTGCTGGAGATTACTTTTCGAAAGATAGAGGAGGAAGGATGTCCCAGTCGACTGTGCCACAGTTTGACTGAACCTTGAGGACTGACAAAAGCATAAGTGCATCCAGAAGAAGGAGGAATAGAAGGACAATTTCCCAGAGGATAAAAGCCATCTTTAACGGGGCCCTGCAAAAGCGTCCTCCCCGTAGTACGATCCTTTAGAACAGATCCATCAGAATCAAGTGTTAAGGCACAATAGTTATCTTTGAGAAACTGGTATGCAGATAACAGATTGTGTTTCATTTGAGGAACATGAAGTACATTACTCAAATGAAATTTAGCATTAGGAGAATGCAAAGAAGAAGAGCCAATATGATGGATAGAGAGACCGTTACCATCACCGACATAAACTTTGTCCTCGCCAGTGTACGGTGTTGGTGAAGATATGTTGGCAATGTCATTAGTGATATGAGAGGTGGCGCCAGAGTCCAATAGCCAAGATGGAGAAGATTTGGAGTTGTAGTGAGCACACATGGCTTCAAGTTTTGCAGGAGGAATCTTCCCAGAAATGCCAGGATTCATGCGATCGAAGCAATCGATAGCTTCATGGCTATGAGAGCCACAGATTTGGCAAGAAGCATGAGAGCTGCTGGAAGAAGAATTACGAACACCTTGTGGATGACCACGATTGGAAGATGGACCTCGATAATTGCCTCTATATCCACGATTGTTGTTATACCGACCAGAATTGGGATAATGATTACCGCGATAGTTATTTCGACCACGATTCGAGTTGAATCGAAGAGATTGTTGAGATTGAGCAGCATATGCTTGAGGCGGTGGAGTTGGAAGAAGAGGCGGTTGAGACTGAGCAGAGAACGCTTGAAAGGACTCagtagaggaagaagagagcTTCTTGCGACGAGACATGGAAAGCTCCTTGGTAAGAAGAAGGCCGTGTAACTCATCCAAAGACGTGGAAGAGAGGCGTAACATTACGGAATCAATAAATGATTCGAATTCATCAGGTAATCCAGCAAGAGTGGCCGCAATGAGATCTCGATCAGAAATAGGTGCACCAGCAGCAGAGAGAGAATCAGAGATTTCTTTGAGTTGTTGGAGATAATCCGCCATGGATTGAGCACCTTTTTGAATTGCTTGAAGACGAGACCAGAGTTGATGGATGTGAGCATCAGAGACACCACCAAAACGTTGTTCCAGCTTGATCCAAAGATCACGAGCAGAAGAGACACCAACAGTAAACGGAATGACATCTTCCGATAGTGTAGAATTCAACCAAATCAATAGGTTCTGATCCTTTTCATACCAGATCTCAAAGGCTGGATTAATTGATTGATCTTGAAGAAATGGCGGTGGGCATGGCTCAGTACCTTCAACCAGACCGAGAAGTTTGTAGCGGCGGAGAATCGGTGCAAACAAAGCACGCCATGGAAGATAGTTAGATCTCTTGAGCTTGATCGGCACCATGCTGCTAATATTCTGAATTGTGAGAGACGCATACGAATTTGACAAATTAGGGGTTGTCGAAGGATTTGGGGCAGAATTCTGAAGAGATCCAGGAGATGCAGAATCGGACGGAGACGCCATGGTAATCAGAAACACAAATTGCAAGAAATGAACAGCAAAGATCAGAGAAACAAAGCGGAAGAATGGATCGAAATGGCCGTGAGGCAAGCGGCGAAGGATACCATGTAGAAGTTCTGTGTTCTTgcaaacgagagagagagagaggaaagaagagagaagagagagagagaggtttctTAAGTATTAAGATATCTGTGTATTCTCATTATTTCAAAAGAATAAtacaattacatatatatagtcTTTTGACTATTTACATTTAGCTAGTCTAAGCTACCACATAAGATAAACTCATTACATGAATGACACCTTATACAAAACTAATAACTAATCAACTTTAGTTATGATATAGCATCTTCATCTTTAGTTTCATGCCAGTTTAAATTCTTGAAGGGTTTTCCCGTCCATTCAATGGTTGTGTATataatatacaattacacacacacacatatgtgtgtgtatatatatttaaaaaaggGAAGGATGATTTTAACTTGGTGCAATAGGGTAGACGACACATTATCATAACCAATTGATTTAATTTACATATGTATTTTTCTTACAAATTAACATAATCGACAACTGCAATGATTAGGTAATTTAAATTTGGGTAACTTTCAAGCATCAAAAGTAACTTTCAAAGTTTAATTGCGGTTAATTTGTTCATATAAGATTTGAGTTTCAACCTCATCTACTTATAGCAATCAACATACTATATCCACATTGTCTAAAGATTGATATGAAGTAAAACTCATACCCCCTTTAAATTTGTTCTCACTACGATCTATGGGTGAAATTTTTGGTTGTCACTGATTATGTGCAACTATATTTCCATATAATCATTGAATATTAGAAAGACAGACACATGATAATGTATAGTATAACTGGTGATACGATAGGTTTACTTTCATGCCAAAAAAGTTTCAGACAGCTAGCAAGAAGGTAAACGAAACAacccaacaaaataaaagattaaaaaacgAATGCGTGTGCTGATCTTGGTCATTGACATCGACCAGCTGAAAGTTCTTGCTGATCTTCGTCATTGACATCGACCAGCTGCAAGTTCCTGCAAATCAACCATGTTtatcttattattattttatatatatatatatatatatatatataacaagaaCAGTAGACCACTGTAGAAAAAGCAAGAAAACAAGTAGAAAGATGGAGTGTTTGTCAagaaataatgatttttttttaaaacagcTGGTCGGTTTCTGATTCTAAAATTCCTTAGGGCTCGTCGGTGAGTTTggaattttatgtttaattagtCTTTAATTAATATAGTAATTAATTACATTCAGGTTCTGATGCTTTTTTGAGGCTGATACCTACGGATCCCACGGTATTTCCTAGgaaattttttctttgaaaataataatttcaaCAGATATTGTTGTTAATATTGTTATATATTATTTACTTCTCATAATGTACTTGCTAATTGTAATACTaactaatatatatttaaggaatTCCGAGTCTCTGTAGTTAGGGTTTTGCATTTACTCGCATTTCATAAAATCTTAAGCATTAAAATGATCCAATGACTTTGGAGAAGACGTTAAGTTTGTCATTTTAGTGAAAATTGATGGTAAGTTCAAGCTTCCGTTTCCCAATCTCCTCCCTCTTTGTGGGGAGATTTTTTCAATGTGCTGACTAGAGAAACAGAGGAGATGGGGGAGTTGAAACGAGGACTAACGGCAAGATATGTTCAATTTAGAGAATGAGATAaacgaggaaaaaaaaattcaagctgACTTGTTCTCTCCAGCATCATTGGATCGTTTGaatgtttaaaattttataaaatgcGGGTAAATACACGGTTTCTAAATGTAGAGACTCGAGATCCTATGTAGAGACTCAAGTTTTATTCTCTTTTGACCTCTCCTTTATTTTCAACATAAAAaagaaaggtttttttttagttaaaatggtttttgatattagcataactcttcactttggtcTAGTGAAAATCTATAGAAATGGTTCCTAAATTTGTCCACcttcaatcattttggtcattttgtgaGAAATCTATGTGAAATGGAAAAGCAAGTGGAGGGGTTGATTAGacaaaaattacccttaattgAACGAAGAATTTTCATGAaaggatcaaaatgattaacattggacaaactcagggatcacttttatcatttttcaatcTCAAGAGCTAAAAAATTATGCTAATCTCAAGAACAACAGTAGCTAAAACGCGAAAAAAGAAAGTTCGTATAAACGGGCCTGTGAATGGGACAGATACCACCCCAGCCCAATTAGTTTATAGTTGGGCTTGCTTGGGTTTCAAAACGACAGCGCAACACCAACATCGCATCTCAATTGGCGCGCATTGGGGGCAGTGCGCAATGCGCACCGCCAATCCAACTATAAAACTCCCTCCTCTCCCACTCTCTCCATCTCGAACGCACACACCCTCACGCTTCAAACCTTCACTACTTCTTTCTCTCATGCTCGAAGCTTAGCTCCGCAGCTCGGGTTCGATTCCTCGACCGTGAGAAACCATGACGGACGGCCACCTCTTCAACAACATCTCAATCGGTGGCCGCGGCGGCACGGTTAGTCTCTCTATTCCCGGCTCCGATTCGTGGTAGCTGGAATTTTTGGGGTTTCGTTCGTCGATTAGGGTTTTTCCTTCTGAACTTTTTCAAATGCGATATGAATGAGTCCTCTTTGATTTGGGAATGAAGTTGGTTTCAGTTTATTTGGGTCGGTTGAATTTCGTGTAGAAATGAGGGTTTTTGGGGATTCCGGTAGCTGGGTTTTCTTTCTACTGGTCCCtttgaaaccctaatttgttCCTTCCTGGGTTTTTCTGTGATTTTTGTGCAATTTGGTTGTGGATAAATTTGTAATTATTAATTTTGTGCAGAGCGGGAATTGTAGGGTTTGGGATAGGGAGGTCGGGGTTTTGTTTCGGTTGTTCGTGTTGAATTTCCATTCATTTAAGTTTCAATGAAGTCTTTCACTTTTTGGTGACGAGAAATTTGAATATGCTCTGCTTGGTTGCCATGGAAATCCGAGGAAATGTAAACTAACTCATTGTGTTGCATGTGGAATGCAGAATCCAGGGCAGCTTAAAATATTTTCAGGAGGAATTTTATGGAAAAAACAGGGAGGTGGTAAAGCAGTCGAGGTTGATAAAGCTGACATTGTTGGGGTAACATGGATGAAGGTCCCAAAGACTAACCAACTTGGTGTTCAGATTAAAGACGGGTTATACTACAAGTTCATTGGATTTCGTGACCAGGTTGGTGAGCATTTACATAGAATTATTCACTGATCCACTTCTTGTcttatgtttttgtttaatatataCTACAAAAAGTCTTGTAATTATTTAACAAATGCGCATCCATAAGAACTTTCATTCACTAGGTGATGGTTTAAactgtgtatttttttttcatgcatcTGAGGCATGCCAATTGTGATTTTGATTTATGATAGACTAAACTAAAAATTAGCTTTCAGTCAATGATGCTCTGCAGGGATATGAACTGCATACTGATTTTTGGCTCTTTAATGCTGTGATTGCGTTGTAGGACGTCACTAGTTTGAccaattattttcaaaatacaTGTGGGTTAACACCGGCGGAGAAGCAACTTTCTGTAAGCGGACGTAATTGGGGAGAAGTTGATTTAAGTGGTCAGTGATGTTCTCTTATATTCAAGTTTCATGTTGTCTACTTATTTTGATCTACCTTGCATTCTTTGTTATGATCActtttttcttgtaaaattGCTTTTTTCCATGTTTTTTGGTATGTGGATGGATTCTCAATTTCTCATTGATGAAAGTTGGGAAAATGATTTCTGCTTGCTACATCTTTAAACATAATGTGCAGCTGAAATTGCTTGAAGTTGGTTCTTccattttcacatttttcaactTAATGCTTTGTCTTTTATGGAGTCTTAGAGCAACTGGACATTTCTTTTTGTGCATGTTGAATATCCTTAAGAAATGGTCTTGTGTGGTGCTGTTATGATTTTTTTACCATTCGTCCATGTATGATTCCTTCTCTGACGATAATGATTCCCTTGGTTGTATCATTGGTTTGTTAAACATCTCTTCCGTTCTGCAGGGAATATGCTGACTTTCTTGGTTGACTCCAAGCAAGCATTTGAGGTATCTTTGGCTGATGTCTCACAAACACAACTTCAGGGAAAAAATGATGTCATCTTAGAGTTCCATGTGGATGATACCACAGGAGCTAATGAGGTTTGTTGCTTATATTTGGTGTTTCATATACTTTTTCCTATAGATGGTGGGAGTTTCTACATTGATACTTATGGTTCTATAGTTACCCATAGTTAGATATGAGCTCTCTTTGGCATAAAATCTAGGTTTTTTCTTGAGTAATTAATAATTCCATACTGAGTTGTTTGCTTATGAGTATTTTTCTATTTGTGTTATATTTACAACAGAAAGATTCGTTGATGGAAATAAGCTTTCATATACCCAACTCCAACACTCAATTTGTTGGTGACGAGAGTCATCCTCCTGCTCAGGTAAGTTAGTTCTTGCTATGTGATGAGAGTTTTGTATGtccttttttttcattgatcTTGCAATTGATATATTgataatttctaattgaatattaTGTAGGTTTTTCGTGACAAAATCTCGTCGATGGCAGATGTTGGTTCTGGAGGTGAAGATGCTGTTACCACATTTGATAGCATTGCAATCCTCACACCAAGGTAGATATTAATGAAAATGCTAGGGATACTGCACCTAATTTGATCCATACTAGCATAGGAACATGCGCCGTCTGTATTTATTAGATTATGCGTATATGTACTATGCTGGTGCATGGATTTCTTTCCATATGCAATGCCAGGCTAATGGAAGTACTCGTTTAATGTAGGGGTCGCTACAGCGTGGAACTTCATCTTTCATTCTTGCGGCTACAAGGACAGGCTAATGATTTCAAAATTCAGTACAGCAGTGTTGTTCGGCTGTTTCTACTTCCGAAGGTTTCACTCTTATCTTGGGCACTAAAATTAGTTTTTCACTTGTTCTTCTTCCAAAGCAAAGCTTTTGTTGTACATAATTATCTTAGTTACCTATAACATTGTTCCATGCATATTAGTGAGTTCTCTTCAAGGGCTGAAAGGATTATCAGTGTTCTAAATACTCCATTCTTGGAACCAGTTACTGTGGCTTTGGAATATCTATAATAGATTCTTCTTTGTTTGTGCAGTCTAACCAGCCTCATACCTATGTTGTTGTTACTCTTGATCCTCCTATCCGTAAAGGGCAAACATTGTACCCACATATTGTTTTGCAGGTAGTGTTTGTTTCTTTGCCTTGTTGATGAccagtttgattttttttcaatgtttccTTCAATTGACATCTTCTGTCTTGTGAAGTTTGAAACTGACCTCGTGTATCAAACCGACCTGGCAATGAGTGAAGAACTTATGAACACGAAGTACAAGGACAAGTTAGAACTATCTTATAAGGTAGATAGTTCCTTCTACTCTCCTGAAGATTGTAATCTAACAAActgttgttttatttgtttaaaacaGTGTGCTAATTGACGTGTGCTGtcgttatttcttttatttttaaattaacagGGACTAATGCATGAAGTGTTCACCACAATACTGCGTGGCTTGTCTGGTGCCAA encodes:
- the LOC137709265 gene encoding AP2-like ethylene-responsive transcription factor At1g79700, with amino-acid sequence MELTMVKNEENPGRRHLCAEDPEAQAAGCVNRRRRDPPPVAVSCENSHTEQKLLQKLADQTLTTTMKRSSRFRGVSRHRWTGRFEAHLWDKLSWNVTQKKKGKQVYLGAYDKEESAARAYDLAALKYWGASTFTNFPISDYEKEIEIMQSVTKEEFLASLRRNSSGFSRGVSKYRGVARHHHNGRWEARIGRVVGNKYLYLGTYSTQEEAARAYDIAAIEHRGINAVTSFDLSSYIRWLKPKAGDTVATQEPESVAEPQNMPFMTSGYIPADETSFSHTNPIASDYLNSPRKQEVTRSSTNLNAGSKSIHVLTRSCYGLTLGSTDRLYMWPYRRFPGSRFKRTTPP
- the LOC137749570 gene encoding FACT complex subunit SSRP1-like, with amino-acid sequence MTDGHLFNNISIGGRGGTNPGQLKIFSGGILWKKQGGGKAVEVDKADIVGVTWMKVPKTNQLGVQIKDGLYYKFIGFRDQDVTSLTNYFQNTCGLTPAEKQLSVSGRNWGEVDLSGNMLTFLVDSKQAFEVSLADVSQTQLQGKNDVILEFHVDDTTGANEKDSLMEISFHIPNSNTQFVGDESHPPAQVFRDKISSMADVGSGGEDAVTTFDSIAILTPRGRYSVELHLSFLRLQGQANDFKIQYSSVVRLFLLPKSNQPHTYVVVTLDPPIRKGQTLYPHIVLQFETDLVYQTDLAMSEELMNTKYKDKLELSYKGLMHEVFTTILRGLSGAKVTKPGKFRSCQDGYAVKSSLKAEDGVLYPLEKSFFFLPKPPTLILHDQIDYVEFERHGAGGSNMHYFDLLIRLKSEQEHLFRNIQRNEYHNLFDFISSKGLKIMNLGEGQAANGGVAPLLDDADDDAVDPHLVRVKNEAGDDESDEEDEDFVIDKDDGGSPTDDSGEDDSDASESGGEKEKPAKKESRKEPSTSKVPSSKKQKTKDSGEDGSKKKKQKKKKDPNAPKRAMSGFMFFSNTERENVKRENPGIAFTDVGRALGEKWKKMSADEKEPYEAKARQDKERYKDEISGYKNPQPMNIDSGNESD